One genomic segment of Mytilus trossulus isolate FHL-02 chromosome 4, PNRI_Mtr1.1.1.hap1, whole genome shotgun sequence includes these proteins:
- the LOC134716143 gene encoding sulfotransferase 1B1-like, with the protein MATSNVNESCLKQETRNLVAVYPFYRYGKITILSTPAIKQDGAKVIQAIENFNSRETDVVLCSSMKSGTHWAHEIIPMILHQTSEYNTYGVLARLNFECQTDWDDLEEESDPRLFHTHLPLSFLPKKLIENRNKIIYMNRNPKDRAVSLYVFLQGKEGVPVWTWSEFFDNFILKDDLYGGWFNFTKELEKAVVDKTANVLSVTFEDLKLIPIQTGKKIASFLDVNISDELIKDIFDKCAFGNLKQHKLDGSRDLHPDGNSTLWRKGIIGDWKNWFTVSQSEQFDQLYDEEMKGYNVKFIYDDNICKL; encoded by the exons AAACCTTGTTGCGGTTTATCCATTTTACCGCTAtggaaaaataacaatactaTCTACACCTGCAATAAAACAAGATGGAGCTAAAGTCATTCAGGCAATAGAAAACTTTAATTCAAGAGAAACAGATGTAGTACTGTGTTCATCCATGAAATCAG GTACACACTGGGCTCACGAAATTATTCCAATGATTTTACACCAAACAAGTGAGTACAATACCTATGGTGTATTGGCCAGGTTAAACTTCGAATGCCAAACGGATTGGGACGACTTAGAAGAAGAGAGTGATCCGAGACTTTTTCATACTCACTTACCGCTCAGTTTTCTTCCAAAGAAGCTCATCGAAAATAGAAACAAGATCATATATATGAACAGGAATCCCAAAGATAGGGCTGTATCACTGTATGTCTTTCTTCAAGGAAAGGAGGGAGTTCCTGTTTGGACATGGAGtgaattttttgacaattttatacTCAAGG ATGATTTGTATGGCGGATGGTTTAACTTTACAAAAGAATTAGAGAAGGCAGTAGTGGATAAGACAGCCAATGTTTTATCCGTCACGTTTGAGGACTTGAAATTG ATTCCTATCCAAACAGGGAAGAAAATTGCAAGTTTCCTTGACGTAAATATTTCTGATGAGTTAATCAAAGACATATTCGACAAGTGCGCGTTTGGAAATTTGAAACAACATAAATTGGACGGATCACGAGACTTGCATCCTGATGGAAATTCTACATTATGGCGTAAAG GTATTATTGGTGACTGGAAAAATTGGTTCACAGTATCCCAGAGCGAACAATTTGATCAACTTTATGATGAAGAAATGAAAGGATACAATGTAAAGTTTATTTATGACGATAACATCTGCAAACTGTAA